A genomic stretch from Acidimicrobiales bacterium includes:
- a CDS encoding helix-turn-helix domain-containing protein, translating into MPTQLERRTATRAALLAAARALFTEKGFAATGREEIAERAGVTRGALYHHFESKRDAFAAVADELDAELATRVVAAARRAPSAYEQIRASCRAYVEAFAEPAVMRILLIEAAAALGPEWVRASNESACVTLLTPALRAAATEGHTIPGDVHIAAQLLLGMLNEAGAIIAASENPKAALRRVRPTVDALVERLLRG; encoded by the coding sequence GTGCCCACCCAGCTCGAACGGCGTACTGCCACCCGCGCCGCCTTGCTGGCCGCCGCCCGCGCACTGTTCACCGAAAAGGGGTTTGCCGCCACCGGCCGCGAGGAGATCGCCGAGCGCGCCGGGGTGACGCGCGGCGCGCTCTACCACCACTTCGAATCCAAGCGCGACGCCTTCGCGGCGGTGGCCGACGAACTCGACGCCGAACTGGCGACCCGCGTGGTGGCCGCGGCGCGGCGGGCGCCCTCGGCCTACGAGCAGATCCGGGCTAGCTGCCGCGCCTACGTCGAGGCGTTCGCCGAACCGGCCGTCATGCGCATCCTGCTCATCGAGGCCGCCGCCGCTCTGGGTCCCGAATGGGTGCGAGCGTCGAACGAGTCGGCGTGCGTCACGTTGCTCACCCCGGCCCTGCGGGCGGCGGCCACTGAAGGCCACACGATCCCCGGCGACGTGCATATTGCCGCCCAGCTCTTGCTCGGGATGCTCAACGAAGCGGGCGCGATCATCGCCGCGTCGGAGAACCCGAAGGCGGCTTTGCGGCGGGTGCGCCCGACCGTAGATGCGCTGGTGGAGCGGCTTCTGCGAGGCTGA
- a CDS encoding amidase gives MADIPWQGDACSLVDAFRRGERSPSEELDATLEAIRTSELNAFAYVDVDRARAAAAQADVSLPFGGVPTAIKELEPVAGWPFTEASLVFKDRIANHTSHVVERLFARGGVVPVGQTTASEFGGLNVSITKINGVTHNPWRHGRTVGGSSSGSAAAVAGGLVSLATGGDGGGSIRIPAGYTGLLGFKGTFGRIPRSPNAYMRPNTVVLGNLARSVRDAARYYDVCAGVHPYDPTSLPSPGNWEANLGTHDLTGKRVAVVPNLGGATLEAGVEEQIRAEAKLLIEATGMVEVDLDVRPPNLAAQWAMGNLATLLEDLGDKWPGRASDLTDEIAFGLFLAQTMYNLHTAAAAEGMRIAANEAMGAAFEQVDFIMAATNPGPAFAAEATTSAKQVGIVERALASGAGQYAFRGLMGAVRAATTFAPSLPSRVLDIASRRVPDLVNMGALTIISNIYGNPAVSIPAGTVDGLPVGLQVLARHHEDALLFDVALAAERERPWPLVAPQPT, from the coding sequence GTGGCAGACATTCCCTGGCAGGGCGACGCCTGTTCGCTCGTCGACGCCTTCCGGCGCGGCGAGCGCAGTCCGAGCGAAGAACTGGACGCGACGCTGGAGGCGATCCGCACGTCGGAGCTGAACGCGTTCGCCTACGTCGACGTCGACCGGGCGCGGGCCGCCGCCGCCCAGGCGGACGTGTCGTTGCCCTTCGGGGGGGTGCCGACCGCGATCAAGGAACTCGAGCCCGTCGCCGGCTGGCCCTTCACCGAAGCGTCGCTGGTGTTCAAGGACCGCATCGCGAACCACACTTCGCACGTCGTCGAGCGGTTGTTCGCCCGCGGGGGCGTCGTGCCGGTCGGCCAAACCACGGCGAGCGAGTTCGGCGGCCTCAACGTCAGCATCACCAAGATCAACGGCGTCACCCACAACCCGTGGCGTCACGGCCGCACTGTCGGCGGGTCGTCGAGCGGTTCGGCCGCCGCGGTCGCCGGCGGCCTCGTGTCGCTGGCCACGGGCGGCGACGGCGGCGGATCGATTCGCATCCCCGCGGGCTACACCGGGCTGCTCGGGTTCAAGGGCACGTTTGGTCGCATCCCGCGCAGCCCGAACGCCTACATGCGCCCGAACACGGTCGTCCTCGGCAATCTGGCGCGTTCAGTGCGCGACGCGGCGCGCTACTACGACGTGTGCGCCGGGGTGCACCCCTACGACCCGACGAGCCTGCCGTCGCCCGGTAACTGGGAAGCCAACCTCGGCACCCACGACCTCACCGGCAAGCGCGTGGCCGTGGTCCCCAACCTCGGCGGCGCCACGCTGGAGGCGGGCGTCGAGGAACAGATTCGCGCCGAGGCCAAGCTGCTCATCGAAGCGACGGGCATGGTCGAAGTCGACCTCGACGTGCGCCCGCCGAACCTGGCCGCGCAGTGGGCCATGGGCAACCTGGCGACGCTGCTCGAGGACCTCGGCGACAAGTGGCCCGGTCGAGCAAGCGATCTCACGGACGAGATTGCCTTCGGCTTGTTCCTCGCCCAGACCATGTACAACCTGCACACGGCGGCGGCGGCCGAGGGTATGCGCATCGCGGCCAACGAAGCGATGGGCGCCGCCTTCGAGCAGGTCGACTTCATCATGGCCGCCACCAATCCCGGTCCAGCCTTTGCCGCCGAGGCGACGACGAGCGCCAAGCAGGTCGGCATCGTCGAGCGGGCGCTGGCGAGCGGCGCGGGGCAGTACGCATTCCGCGGCCTGATGGGCGCCGTGCGCGCCGCCACGACGTTCGCCCCGTCCTTGCCGTCACGCGTGCTCGACATCGCCAGCCGGCGCGTGCCCGATCTCGTCAACATGGGCGCGCTGACGATCATCTCGAACATCTACGGCAACCCGGCGGTGTCGATCCCCGCCGGCACGGTGGACGGCCTGCCCGTCGGCCTCCAGGTGCTGGCGCGCCACCACGAGGACGCGCTGCTCTTCGACGTGGCGTTGGCGGCTGAGCGCGAGCGGCCGTGGCCCCTCGTCGCTCCGCAGCCGACCTAG
- a CDS encoding cupredoxin domain-containing protein, giving the protein MRRILSTAAALGFTGVALAGCGGNSKRDDASATTAANSGTTLTLVAKNIAFDQSTLTAAAGDSVTFVIKNEDNTEHNLTIADLKVDKDAEAGKSATQTVTNLKPGTYQYHCEYHPAQMNGTLTVS; this is encoded by the coding sequence ATGAGACGAATCCTCTCCACCGCCGCTGCGCTGGGGTTCACCGGCGTCGCCCTCGCCGGCTGTGGTGGCAACTCCAAGCGCGACGATGCGTCGGCCACCACCGCGGCGAACAGCGGCACCACGCTCACCCTCGTCGCCAAGAACATCGCGTTCGACCAGTCGACGCTCACCGCAGCCGCCGGTGACTCGGTGACCTTCGTGATCAAGAACGAGGACAACACCGAGCACAACCTGACCATCGCCGACCTCAAGGTCGACAAGGACGCCGAGGCGGGCAAGTCAGCGACGCAAACCGTGACCAACCTCAAGCCGGGCACGTACCAGTACCACTGCGAGTATCACCCCGCGCAGATGAACGGGACGCTGACGGTCAGCTAG
- a CDS encoding LLM class F420-dependent oxidoreductase, translated as MEIGVVYPQIELGGSPDALRRFATAVEELGFSHLVAYDHVLGAVHAGREPALMGPYTENDPFHDPLMMFSYLAGITPRLGFFSGILILPQRQTALVARQAADLDLFSGGRFRLGVGVGWNYVEYDALGQDFTTRGKREEEQIELLRKLWSEPVVDFSGRFDRVERAALLPRPTKPIPIWLGGWGEVAFKRAARLADGFIFGGRAADVVETWRRVQEMVAATGRAVESFGGEAVLYSSSGVERLAEHAAAWAAADGTHAAVLTMNHGFTDVEQHVDYLNQVRDALRL; from the coding sequence ATGGAGATTGGTGTCGTCTACCCGCAGATCGAACTCGGTGGCAGCCCCGACGCGTTGCGCCGCTTCGCCACCGCCGTCGAGGAGCTCGGCTTCAGCCACCTCGTGGCCTACGACCACGTGCTCGGCGCGGTGCACGCCGGGCGCGAGCCGGCGCTGATGGGTCCCTACACCGAGAACGATCCGTTTCACGACCCGCTGATGATGTTCTCGTACCTGGCTGGCATCACGCCGCGGCTGGGGTTCTTCAGCGGCATCCTGATCCTGCCGCAGCGCCAGACGGCGCTGGTCGCGCGCCAGGCCGCCGATCTCGATCTGTTCTCCGGCGGCCGGTTCCGCCTCGGCGTGGGCGTCGGGTGGAACTACGTCGAATACGACGCCCTCGGCCAGGACTTCACCACCCGCGGGAAGCGCGAGGAAGAGCAGATCGAGTTGCTGCGCAAGCTGTGGAGCGAGCCGGTCGTCGACTTCAGCGGTCGTTTCGACCGCGTCGAGCGCGCCGCCCTGTTGCCCCGCCCGACCAAGCCGATCCCGATCTGGCTGGGCGGCTGGGGCGAGGTGGCCTTCAAGCGGGCGGCGCGCCTCGCCGACGGATTCATCTTCGGCGGTCGCGCCGCGGACGTTGTCGAGACGTGGCGGCGCGTGCAGGAGATGGTGGCGGCCACCGGCCGAGCGGTCGAGAGCTTCGGCGGTGAAGCGGTGCTCTACTCGTCGTCGGGCGTCGAGCGGCTGGCCGAACACGCGGCGGCGTGGGCGGCGGCCGACGGGACGCATGCAGCCGTCCTCACGATGAACCACGGCTTCACCGACGTCGAGCAGCACGTCGACTATCTCAACCAGGTGCGCGACGCACTGCGTCTGTAG
- a CDS encoding ATP-binding cassette domain-containing protein, with the protein MITFDHVTFTYSDADAPALRDVTFEIAEGELCVVIGRTGVGKSTLLGAINGLVPHFTGGALGGEVTVNGRSTRSAMPRDLADVVGYVGQDPLSGFVTDTVEEELAYVMEQLGVAPATMRKRVEETLDLLGIAALRGRALRTLSGGEQQRVAIGSVLTAQPRVLLLDEPTSALDPTAAEDVLAAVSRLVHDLGITVVAAEHRLERVVHYADRVIAMTGDGGVTVGPPREVFAWSPLAPPVVALGQVCKWDPLPLSVRDARRFAEPLREQLAARAQPLRGRASTPGVTLLAAAKVVVDYPGGVTAVRGVDVALGAGEVVALMGRNGSGKSSLLWALHGRAAGAASLVPQSPGDLLYLTSVSAECAQSDRDAAVEPGTTAALLRRLVGAVDPDSHPRDLSEGQRLGLTLAIQLVTGPRVVLLDEPTRGLDPVAKERFTEVVRELAAEGRAVMIATHDVEFVAEVADRVVVMAEGEIVADGPAAEVVCSSAAFAPQVAKILYPAEWLTVAEVADALGVLA; encoded by the coding sequence GTGATCACGTTCGACCACGTGACGTTCACCTACTCGGATGCGGACGCGCCGGCGCTGCGCGACGTCACCTTCGAGATCGCCGAAGGCGAGTTGTGCGTTGTCATCGGGCGCACGGGCGTGGGTAAGTCGACGCTGCTGGGCGCGATCAACGGCCTGGTGCCGCACTTCACCGGGGGCGCGCTCGGAGGCGAGGTCACGGTGAACGGCCGCTCGACGCGGTCGGCCATGCCGCGCGACCTCGCCGACGTCGTGGGCTACGTCGGCCAGGATCCGCTGAGCGGGTTCGTCACCGACACCGTCGAGGAAGAACTCGCCTACGTAATGGAGCAGTTGGGTGTGGCGCCGGCGACGATGCGCAAGCGCGTCGAGGAAACGCTCGACCTGCTCGGCATCGCCGCGCTGCGCGGTCGCGCCCTGCGGACACTGTCGGGCGGCGAGCAGCAGCGCGTCGCCATCGGCTCGGTCCTCACGGCCCAACCGCGCGTGTTGTTGCTCGACGAGCCGACCTCCGCCCTCGACCCCACCGCCGCCGAAGACGTGTTGGCCGCCGTGTCGCGCCTCGTGCACGACCTCGGCATCACCGTGGTCGCCGCCGAGCACCGGCTCGAGCGCGTCGTGCACTACGCCGATCGCGTCATCGCCATGACGGGCGACGGCGGCGTCACTGTCGGCCCCCCGCGCGAGGTGTTCGCCTGGAGCCCGCTCGCCCCGCCGGTGGTCGCCCTCGGCCAGGTGTGCAAGTGGGACCCGTTACCGCTCTCGGTGCGCGACGCCCGCCGCTTCGCCGAGCCGCTACGGGAGCAGCTGGCGGCGCGGGCCCAGCCGTTACGCGGCCGTGCGTCGACTCCGGGCGTCACGTTGCTGGCGGCGGCCAAGGTGGTCGTCGACTACCCGGGCGGCGTGACGGCGGTGCGCGGCGTCGACGTTGCGCTCGGCGCCGGCGAGGTTGTGGCGCTCATGGGCCGCAACGGCTCGGGCAAGTCGTCGTTGCTGTGGGCGCTCCATGGCCGAGCCGCCGGTGCGGCCAGCCTCGTGCCCCAGTCGCCCGGCGACCTGCTGTATCTGACTTCGGTCAGCGCCGAATGCGCGCAGAGCGATCGCGATGCGGCCGTCGAACCCGGGACCACCGCGGCGTTGCTGCGCCGCCTGGTGGGCGCAGTCGACCCCGACAGCCATCCGCGTGATCTGTCCGAAGGCCAGCGGCTCGGACTCACGCTCGCCATCCAACTGGTGACGGGACCGCGCGTCGTCCTGCTCGACGAACCGACCCGCGGCCTCGACCCCGTCGCCAAGGAGCGGTTCACCGAGGTCGTGCGCGAACTGGCGGCCGAGGGGCGCGCCGTGATGATCGCCACCCACGACGTCGAGTTCGTGGCGGAGGTCGCCGACCGCGTCGTCGTGATGGCCGAAGGTGAGATCGTCGCCGACGGCCCGGCGGCCGAGGTGGTGTGCTCGTCGGCGGCGTTCGCTCCGCAGGTGGCCAAGATCCTGTACCCCGCGGAGTGGTTGACCGTCGCCGAGGTGGCCGACGCGCTGGGCGTTCTCGCATGA
- a CDS encoding ECF transporter S component has product MTTRTHALTLSLRSWLVLGAVSFAGLAMFAWPLFQHAPRGVAHGQDAPLVFLVMLPCLIAVVLAEMTAGRIDTKTLAMLGVLSAIGAVLRPIGAGTAGIETMLFLLVLAGRVYGPGFGFVLGATAMFTSALLTAGVGPWLPFQMLGAAWVGLGAGLLPWRRWRGRTEIALLALYGVVSAYAFGFLLNLWFWPYTVGSGTKLSFIAGASVLTNLRRFVLFSVATSAIGWDTGRAVTNVIAIVAVGPTVLITLRRSARRAAFGEVATFVDRPVEDVPVAS; this is encoded by the coding sequence ATGACAACGCGGACCCACGCTCTCACGCTGTCGCTGCGTTCGTGGCTCGTGCTCGGGGCCGTGTCGTTCGCCGGCCTCGCTATGTTCGCCTGGCCGCTGTTCCAGCACGCGCCCCGAGGCGTCGCGCACGGACAGGACGCCCCGCTCGTCTTCCTGGTCATGCTGCCGTGCCTCATCGCCGTCGTGCTCGCCGAGATGACCGCCGGTCGCATCGACACCAAAACGCTGGCGATGCTCGGTGTCCTGTCGGCCATCGGCGCCGTACTGCGCCCGATCGGTGCTGGCACGGCCGGCATCGAGACGATGCTGTTCCTGCTTGTCCTTGCCGGCCGCGTGTACGGCCCCGGCTTCGGCTTCGTCCTCGGCGCCACCGCCATGTTCACCTCCGCGCTGTTGACCGCCGGCGTCGGTCCGTGGCTGCCGTTCCAGATGCTGGGCGCCGCCTGGGTCGGCCTCGGCGCCGGCCTCCTGCCCTGGCGGCGCTGGCGCGGCCGCACTGAGATCGCACTGCTCGCGCTCTACGGGGTCGTATCGGCGTACGCCTTCGGTTTTCTCCTCAACTTGTGGTTCTGGCCCTACACCGTCGGGTCGGGCACCAAGCTCAGCTTCATCGCCGGCGCGTCGGTACTCACCAACCTCCGCCGGTTCGTGCTGTTCAGCGTCGCCACGTCGGCCATCGGCTGGGACACCGGCCGCGCCGTCACCAACGTCATCGCCATCGTCGCCGTCGGTCCGACCGTGCTGATCACGCTCCGGCGTTCGGCGCGTCGCGCCGCGTTCGGCGAAGTGGCGACCTTCGTCGACCGACCCGTCGAGGACGTGCCCGTTGCGTCGTAG
- a CDS encoding aldo/keto reductase, producing the protein MIRDLDVSRLSLGCAPLANLYTAVDPDVATATLDAALAGGITYFDTAPHYGAGLSETRVGAWLASVPRASVRLSTKVGRLLEPGAPRDNIFDAVPDLHSSFDFSADGIRRSLAASLERLGTDRVDIVYVHDPDDHMDQALAEAFPVLRQWRDEGIVGAIGAGMNFAGPLARIVREADVDCVLLAGQYTLLDQTGLHDLLPLCGERGVRVVAAAVFNSGILADPSDGATFFYSPAAPELIERARRMQAVCARYDVPLAAAAMQFPTGHPAVETVLVGMRSPEEIAANTVGFRVNIAADLWTELKQEGLLPQTTPTPS; encoded by the coding sequence GTGATCCGAGACCTCGACGTCAGCCGCCTCAGTCTCGGGTGCGCGCCGCTGGCCAACCTCTACACGGCTGTCGATCCTGACGTGGCGACGGCGACCCTCGACGCCGCGCTCGCCGGCGGCATCACCTACTTCGACACCGCGCCGCACTACGGCGCCGGGCTGTCCGAGACGCGGGTCGGCGCCTGGTTGGCGTCGGTGCCGCGGGCGTCGGTGCGGCTCTCCACCAAGGTCGGCCGGCTGCTGGAGCCCGGCGCGCCGCGCGACAACATCTTCGACGCGGTGCCTGATCTGCACTCGTCGTTCGACTTCTCCGCCGACGGCATTCGCCGCTCGCTCGCGGCGTCGCTGGAACGCCTGGGCACCGACCGGGTCGACATCGTGTACGTCCACGACCCGGACGACCACATGGACCAAGCCCTCGCCGAGGCCTTCCCGGTGCTGCGGCAGTGGCGCGACGAGGGAATCGTCGGCGCCATCGGTGCGGGCATGAACTTCGCCGGACCGCTGGCGCGCATCGTGCGAGAGGCCGATGTCGACTGCGTGCTCCTCGCCGGCCAGTACACGCTGCTCGACCAGACTGGGCTGCACGACCTGCTCCCGTTGTGTGGGGAAAGGGGCGTACGTGTCGTCGCGGCCGCGGTGTTCAACAGCGGCATCCTCGCCGACCCGTCGGACGGCGCCACCTTCTTCTACTCGCCGGCGGCGCCGGAACTGATCGAGCGAGCCCGTCGGATGCAGGCGGTGTGCGCCCGCTACGACGTGCCGCTCGCCGCCGCCGCCATGCAGTTCCCGACGGGCCATCCCGCGGTCGAGACGGTGCTGGTCGGCATGCGCTCCCCCGAGGAAATTGCGGCGAACACGGTCGGGTTTCGCGTCAACATCGCTGCTGACCTATGGACGGAACTGAAGCAGGAAGGCCTGCTGCCCCAGACCACACCGACGCCCTCGTAG
- a CDS encoding extracellular solute-binding protein, protein MADRLRVALVGGPMYDALYEPFIDDVEVVVHADHPTLNREVAARLAAGERIDVLSTHGKYAPSQSPWLRPLDDLVDTSALAPKAVELCSYQGNVLCAPRNIDVRILWWRTDRMDAPPVTWDDVLAGDAVFGFTGRESGLFGLFFEVVTGLGGALFDGDLRPTMTTEIAEHAVSTIVQLAARAPAELPDWHYDQVDAALLEGRVDCAAAWPGGYDAIAASPLYDVLRPAMYPGGVSYSGCHAWAIPTTCGDVARAAAFVQELCSAATQAREPGIPAHVEALVARTPRDAVDAERLAVTQETIATAMITYPHIEGFDAIEDAGWQAINAALRGEISPAEATQRVQAASERVLG, encoded by the coding sequence GTGGCTGATCGCCTCCGCGTCGCACTGGTCGGCGGGCCGATGTACGACGCGCTGTACGAGCCGTTCATCGACGACGTCGAGGTCGTCGTGCACGCCGATCATCCGACGCTCAACCGCGAGGTGGCGGCGCGGCTGGCGGCGGGCGAACGCATCGACGTGCTGTCGACGCACGGCAAGTACGCGCCGTCGCAGTCGCCGTGGCTGCGCCCGCTCGACGACCTCGTCGACACGAGCGCGCTCGCACCCAAGGCGGTCGAGCTGTGCTCGTATCAGGGCAACGTGCTGTGCGCGCCGCGCAACATCGACGTGCGCATCCTGTGGTGGCGCACCGATCGTATGGACGCACCGCCCGTCACGTGGGACGACGTCCTGGCGGGCGACGCCGTGTTCGGGTTCACCGGTCGCGAGTCGGGCCTATTCGGGCTGTTCTTCGAAGTCGTCACCGGACTCGGAGGTGCGCTGTTCGACGGCGACCTGCGACCGACGATGACGACCGAGATTGCCGAGCACGCTGTGAGCACCATCGTGCAGCTGGCGGCGCGCGCGCCGGCCGAGTTGCCGGACTGGCACTACGACCAGGTCGACGCCGCGCTGCTCGAAGGCCGCGTGGACTGCGCCGCCGCCTGGCCCGGCGGCTACGACGCCATCGCCGCGTCGCCGCTCTACGACGTGCTGCGCCCGGCCATGTATCCCGGCGGCGTGTCGTACTCCGGGTGCCACGCGTGGGCGATCCCGACGACGTGCGGCGACGTCGCCCGCGCCGCCGCGTTCGTGCAGGAGTTGTGTTCGGCGGCCACGCAGGCGCGTGAGCCGGGCATCCCCGCCCACGTGGAAGCCCTCGTGGCGCGCACACCGCGCGACGCCGTCGACGCCGAACGCCTCGCGGTCACGCAGGAGACGATCGCCACCGCGATGATCACCTACCCCCACATCGAGGGCTTCGACGCCATCGAGGACGCGGGCTGGCAGGCGATCAACGCCGCGCTGCGCGGCGAGATCTCGCCGGCCGAGGCGACGCAGCGCGTGCAGGCGGCCTCGGAGCGCGTGCTCGGGTGA
- a CDS encoding enolase C-terminal domain-like protein, whose protein sequence is MGQRIIDMAVYDLRFPTSDLLDGSDAMNPDPDYSAAYVVLTTDDPALTGHGMTFTIGRGTEVCCAAIEAMRHCVVGRDLDELEADTGAFWRSIAGDSQLRWLGPEKGVIHLATAAVVNAVWDLFARRAGKPLWKYLADLPADAIVRAVDFRHISDAITPDEALALLQATEADMADRDADLRAHGYPAYITSAGWLGYPDDLIRSKTRAALADGWNALKMKVGRDRDDDIRRTLVLREELGPDRMLLIDANQVWDVDEAIEWTKALHAANPWWIEEPTSPDDILGHARIAQAVHPVRVATGEHCHNRIMFKQFMQAGGMDIAQIDGCRLGGVNEVIAVLLLAAKFGIPVCPHAGGIGLCQHVQHFSMFDYLRVSGRCDDRMIEYAGHLHEHFVTALDVHDGRYWAQTDAGFGLELRAESVRDYAFPSGAVWAARG, encoded by the coding sequence ATGGGGCAGCGCATTATCGACATGGCCGTCTACGACCTGAGGTTCCCGACCTCGGACCTGCTCGACGGGTCCGACGCCATGAATCCCGACCCGGACTACTCGGCGGCCTACGTCGTGTTGACGACCGACGACCCGGCGCTCACCGGCCACGGCATGACCTTCACCATCGGCCGCGGGACCGAGGTGTGCTGCGCGGCGATCGAAGCGATGCGCCACTGCGTCGTCGGTCGTGACCTCGACGAGCTCGAAGCCGACACCGGCGCGTTCTGGCGTTCGATCGCCGGCGACAGCCAGCTGCGCTGGCTCGGCCCGGAGAAGGGCGTCATCCACCTGGCGACGGCCGCCGTCGTGAACGCGGTGTGGGATCTCTTCGCCCGCCGCGCCGGCAAGCCGCTGTGGAAGTACCTCGCCGACCTGCCGGCCGACGCCATCGTGCGCGCCGTCGACTTCCGCCACATCTCCGACGCCATCACCCCCGACGAGGCGTTGGCGCTGCTCCAGGCGACCGAAGCCGACATGGCCGATCGCGACGCCGACCTGCGCGCCCACGGGTACCCGGCCTACATCACCTCCGCCGGCTGGCTCGGCTATCCCGACGACTTGATCCGTTCCAAGACGCGCGCCGCGCTGGCCGATGGGTGGAACGCGCTCAAGATGAAGGTCGGCCGCGATCGCGACGACGACATCCGCCGCACGCTGGTGCTGCGCGAAGAACTCGGGCCCGACCGCATGCTGCTGATCGACGCCAACCAGGTGTGGGACGTCGACGAGGCGATCGAGTGGACCAAGGCGCTGCACGCGGCCAACCCGTGGTGGATCGAGGAGCCGACGTCGCCCGACGACATCCTCGGCCACGCCCGCATCGCGCAGGCCGTCCACCCCGTGCGCGTCGCGACGGGCGAGCACTGCCACAACCGCATCATGTTCAAGCAGTTCATGCAGGCCGGCGGCATGGACATCGCCCAGATCGACGGGTGCCGCCTCGGCGGTGTCAACGAGGTCATCGCCGTGCTGCTGCTCGCCGCCAAGTTCGGCATTCCGGTGTGCCCCCACGCCGGCGGCATCGGGCTGTGCCAGCACGTGCAGCACTTCTCGATGTTCGACTACCTGCGGGTGTCGGGTCGCTGCGACGACCGCATGATCGAGTACGCCGGGCACCTCCACGAGCACTTCGTCACCGCGCTCGACGTTCACGACGGGCGCTACTGGGCCCAGACCGATGCCGGCTTCGGCCTCGAGCTGCGGGCCGAGTCGGTGCGCGACTACGCGTTCCCGAGCGGCGCGGTGTGGGCGGCCCGTGGCTGA
- a CDS encoding arylsulfatase encodes MPDVRSPNVLVMIMDDLAYGDLACHGNPYVKTPNLDALYAQSVRFTRYASGPMCTPARASLMTGRYHLRTRAIDTFCGRSMIDPSEVTLGHVLQGAGYRTGAFGKWHLGDAYPMRACDLGFDETLMHNAGGIGQPGDHRENHWREGEAYFDPVLFRDGRPVRTDGYCTDVFADATIAFIEAHRDEPYFAYFATNAPHTPLEVPEQWVAPYRGVVSETFARLYGMVTNIDWNIGRILAAVDDNTIVVYTSDHGPCPSARDYTLPPEAQVRWNAGLRGEKGSLYDGAVKVPFFWRWHNEVGDDTRIASPIDVLPTIAAAVGAPMPAGVDGVDLFGEPVDRHIYMQWHRGNTPERYRNYAVITQQHKLYRPEPNKADELYDLEADPGERNDIAAENTELVAALRADYDAWFDDICATRPEPFAAPRIVIGAPGEDTVTLTRQDWRIDDSLADMGELAGWMGTTAGWWEITVAHATTARVEVRLEPFVWSRPDIHGAVNLRVGDATYTTPWVLQCTKYDFAVDLPAGDTTIEAFADGGPTGRRSALYVDLIKEH; translated from the coding sequence ATGCCCGACGTGCGCTCGCCGAACGTCCTCGTGATGATTATGGACGACCTCGCCTACGGCGACCTCGCCTGCCACGGCAACCCGTACGTCAAGACGCCAAACCTCGACGCCCTGTACGCGCAGAGTGTGCGCTTCACCCGCTACGCCAGCGGGCCGATGTGCACACCGGCGCGCGCGTCGCTGATGACGGGCCGCTACCACCTGCGCACGCGCGCCATCGACACGTTCTGCGGGCGCTCGATGATCGATCCAAGTGAGGTAACGCTCGGCCACGTGTTGCAGGGCGCCGGCTACCGCACCGGTGCGTTCGGCAAGTGGCACCTCGGCGACGCGTACCCGATGCGCGCCTGTGACCTCGGCTTCGACGAAACGCTCATGCACAACGCCGGTGGCATCGGGCAACCCGGCGACCACCGCGAGAACCACTGGCGCGAAGGCGAGGCGTACTTCGACCCCGTGCTGTTCCGCGACGGCCGGCCCGTGCGCACCGACGGCTACTGCACCGACGTGTTCGCCGACGCCACGATCGCCTTCATCGAGGCGCACCGCGACGAACCGTATTTCGCCTACTTCGCCACCAATGCACCGCACACACCCCTCGAGGTTCCCGAGCAGTGGGTGGCGCCGTATCGCGGTGTGGTCTCCGAGACGTTCGCCCGCCTCTACGGCATGGTGACCAACATCGACTGGAACATCGGCCGCATCCTCGCGGCCGTCGACGACAACACCATCGTCGTGTACACCAGCGACCACGGACCCTGCCCCTCGGCGCGCGACTACACGCTGCCGCCCGAAGCGCAGGTGCGGTGGAACGCGGGGCTGCGGGGCGAGAAGGGCTCGCTCTACGACGGCGCGGTCAAGGTGCCGTTCTTCTGGCGCTGGCACAACGAGGTGGGTGACGACACGCGGATTGCGTCGCCCATCGACGTACTGCCCACGATCGCCGCGGCGGTGGGCGCGCCAATGCCCGCGGGCGTCGACGGCGTCGATCTCTTCGGCGAGCCCGTCGACCGCCACATCTATATGCAATGGCACCGCGGCAACACGCCCGAGCGGTATCGCAACTACGCGGTGATCACGCAGCAGCACAAGCTGTACCGCCCGGAGCCGAACAAGGCCGATGAGCTGTACGACCTCGAGGCCGACCCGGGCGAGCGCAACGACATCGCGGCCGAGAACACCGAACTCGTCGCCGCCCTGCGGGCCGACTACGACGCCTGGTTCGACGACATCTGCGCCACGCGTCCCGAACCGTTCGCCGCGCCGCGCATCGTGATCGGCGCGCCCGGCGAGGACACCGTCACCCTCACCCGCCAGGACTGGCGCATCGACGACTCGCTGGCCGACATGGGTGAGCTGGCGGGCTGGATGGGCACGACGGCGGGATGGTGGGAGATCACGGTCGCGCACGCCACCACCGCGCGTGTCGAGGTGCGCCTCGAGCCCTTCGTGTGGTCGCGTCCCGACATCCACGGCGCGGTCAACCTGCGCGTCGGTGACGCCACCTACACGACGCCCTGGGTGTTGCAGTGCACCAAGTACGACTTCGCCGTCGACCTGCCGGCCGGCGACACCACAATCGAAGCCTTCGCCGACGGTGGTCCGACGGGCCGCCGCTCGGCGCTCTACGTCGACCTGATCAAGGAGCACTAA